One part of the Streptomyces lydicus genome encodes these proteins:
- a CDS encoding dihydroorotase gives MSKILIRGAKVLGGEPQEVLIDGETIARVGTGIDAGDASVVEAGGKILLPGLVDLHTHLREPGREDSETVLTGTRAAASGGYTAVFAMANTFPVADTAGVVEQVYRLGQEHGYCDVQPIGAVTVGLEGKKLAELGAMHESAAGVTVFSDDGKCVDDAVIMRRALEYVKAFGGVVAQHAQEPRLTEGAQMNEGIVSAELGLGGWPAVAEESIIARDVLLAEHVGSRVHICHLSTAGSVEIVRWAKSRGIDVTAEVTPHHLLLTDEMVRTYNPVYKVNPPLRTERDVMALREALADGTIDIVATDHAPHPHEDKDCEWAAAAMGMVGLETALSVVQQTMVETGLLTWADVADRMSFAPARIGRAQGHGRPVSAGEPANLTLVDSAYRGEVDPAGFASRSRNTPYEGRELPGRVTHTFLRGRATLVDGKLA, from the coding sequence ATGAGCAAGATCCTTATCCGCGGTGCGAAGGTGCTCGGCGGGGAGCCGCAGGAGGTCCTGATCGACGGTGAGACGATCGCCCGGGTCGGCACCGGTATCGACGCCGGTGACGCGAGCGTCGTCGAAGCCGGCGGCAAGATCCTGCTGCCCGGCCTGGTCGACCTGCACACCCACCTGCGCGAGCCCGGCCGCGAGGACTCCGAGACCGTCCTCACCGGCACCCGGGCCGCCGCCAGCGGCGGCTACACCGCGGTGTTCGCCATGGCCAACACCTTCCCGGTGGCCGACACCGCCGGCGTCGTCGAGCAGGTCTACCGGCTCGGCCAGGAGCACGGCTACTGCGACGTGCAGCCCATCGGTGCCGTCACCGTCGGCCTGGAGGGCAAGAAGCTCGCCGAGCTGGGCGCCATGCACGAGTCCGCCGCCGGCGTCACCGTCTTCTCGGACGACGGCAAGTGCGTGGACGACGCCGTGATCATGCGCCGGGCCCTGGAGTACGTGAAGGCGTTCGGCGGCGTCGTCGCGCAGCACGCCCAGGAGCCGCGGCTGACCGAGGGCGCCCAGATGAACGAGGGCATCGTCTCGGCGGAGCTCGGGCTCGGCGGCTGGCCGGCCGTCGCCGAGGAGTCGATCATCGCCCGGGACGTGCTGCTCGCCGAGCACGTCGGCTCGCGGGTGCACATCTGCCACCTGTCGACCGCCGGCAGCGTCGAGATCGTGCGCTGGGCCAAGTCCCGCGGCATCGACGTCACGGCCGAGGTCACCCCGCACCACCTGCTCCTCACCGACGAGATGGTGCGCACGTACAACCCGGTCTACAAGGTCAACCCGCCGCTGCGGACCGAGCGCGACGTCATGGCGCTGCGCGAGGCCCTCGCCGACGGCACGATCGACATCGTCGCCACCGACCACGCCCCGCACCCGCACGAGGACAAGGACTGCGAGTGGGCCGCGGCCGCCATGGGCATGGTGGGCCTGGAGACCGCGCTGTCGGTCGTCCAGCAGACGATGGTCGAGACGGGCCTGCTGACCTGGGCGGACGTCGCCGACCGGATGTCCTTCGCGCCGGCGCGGATCGGCCGGGCGCAGGGCCACGGCCGCCCCGTCTCGGCTGGTGAGCCCGCCAACCTCACGCTGGTCGATTCCGCTTACCGTGGAGAGGTGGACCCCG
- a CDS encoding aspartate carbamoyltransferase catalytic subunit: MKRHLISAADLTRDDAVLILDTAEEMARVADRPIKKLPTLRGRTVCNLFFEDSTRTRISFEAAEKRLSADVINFAAKGSSVSKGESLKDTAQTLEAMGVDAVVIRHGASGAPYRLANSGWIDAPVINAGDGTHQHPTQALLDAFTMRRRLIGPDAGLGQDLAGRRITLVGDVLHSRVARSNVDLLHTLGAEVTLVAPPTLVPVGVETWPCEVSYDLDSVLPKSDAVMMLRVQRERMNAAFFPTEREYSRRYGLDGERMARMPEHALVMHPGPMVRGMEITAEVADSDRCTVIEQVANGVSVRMAVLYLLLGGNEPAVAHPSPAATRTTRSAPAS; the protein is encoded by the coding sequence ATGAAGCGTCACCTCATCTCGGCCGCCGACCTCACCCGCGACGACGCCGTGCTGATCCTCGACACCGCCGAGGAGATGGCCCGGGTAGCGGACCGGCCGATCAAGAAGCTCCCGACCCTGCGCGGACGCACCGTCTGCAACCTCTTCTTCGAGGACTCGACCCGGACCCGCATCTCCTTCGAAGCCGCCGAGAAGCGGCTCTCCGCGGACGTGATCAACTTCGCCGCCAAGGGCTCCAGCGTCTCCAAGGGCGAGTCCCTGAAGGACACCGCCCAGACCCTGGAGGCCATGGGCGTCGACGCCGTCGTCATCCGGCACGGCGCCTCCGGCGCCCCCTACCGGCTCGCCAACTCCGGCTGGATCGACGCCCCCGTCATCAACGCCGGCGACGGCACGCACCAGCACCCCACCCAGGCCCTGCTGGACGCCTTCACCATGCGCCGCCGGCTCATCGGTCCGGACGCCGGGCTCGGCCAGGACCTCGCCGGCCGGCGGATCACCCTCGTCGGCGACGTGCTGCACAGCCGGGTCGCGCGCTCCAACGTCGACCTGCTGCACACGCTGGGCGCCGAGGTGACCCTCGTCGCCCCGCCCACCCTGGTGCCGGTCGGCGTCGAGACCTGGCCCTGCGAGGTGTCGTACGACCTGGACAGCGTGCTGCCGAAGTCCGACGCCGTGATGATGCTGCGGGTGCAGCGCGAGCGGATGAACGCCGCCTTCTTCCCGACCGAGCGCGAGTACTCGCGCCGCTACGGCCTGGACGGCGAGCGGATGGCGCGGATGCCCGAGCACGCCCTCGTGATGCACCCCGGCCCGATGGTCCGCGGCATGGAGATCACCGCCGAGGTCGCCGACTCCGACCGCTGCACGGTCATCGAGCAGGTGGCCAACGGTGTGTCCGTCCGCATGGCCGTCCTCTACCTGCTCCTGGGCGGCAACGAGCCGGCCGTCGCCCACCCGTCGCCCGCCGCCACCCGCACGACGCGCTCCGCGCCCGCCTCTTGA